GCGTAAGGCGCGTTCTTGTTCTCCGCCTGGACGGTTCCCCTCAGAGAGGGGAACCAGAACGAGTCACGCCCGAACGATTACGTTGCGCAGATCACCGATGCCTTCGACGTGCACGATGGTCTCGTCGCCTGGGTCGAGGTGGCCAGAGGCGTTCGGGGTGCCGGTCATGATGACGTCGCCAGGCAGCAGCGTGGAGAACGACGAAATCGCGGCAATCTGCTCGGGGATGCCGTGAATCAGGTTCGCGGTGGTGCCAGACGCCATCGGCACATCCTCGCCGTTCAGCGTGAAGGAAATCTTGGCGTCCTTCCAGTCGAGGTCGTCACGCATCACGATCCACGGGCCAAGCGGGCAGGAGGTGTCGAAGCCCTTGGCTCGCGTCCACGTGGGGTCGATGCCCTGCAGATCGCGCAACGTCACGTCGTTCACGCAGGTGAAGCCGAGCACGTAATCCATCGCGTTTTCAACGGACACGTTCTTGGCGATGCGTCCCATCACCACGGCCACTTCCGGCTCGAAGTTCATGTCCTTGGAGCAGGCCGGGTACACAATCGGGTCGTCGGGGCCGATTACCGAGGTGGACGGCTTGGTGAAGATCACCATGTCCTCCGGCGCGTGGGCGATTTCGGAGTGGCCGGCCTCGTGCATGAACTGGGCGTGGGCCTCGTAGTTCTTGGCCAGACCGTAAACCTTGGAGGGGATCACCGGGGAAAGCAGGCGGATGCCGTCGCCGTCGACCGGGTAACGAGTGCCGGTGGGCTTGACCTGGTCGCCGGCCAGCGGATGACCGTCGAGTTCGATGAGGTAGTCCTTGCCGTCCGTTTCGTCCTTTTGTACGAAGGCGTAGCGCGGCGAATCATTCAAAGAAAAACGTGCGAGTCTCATGCCTGTAAGCCTACTCCTTGGCGGTTCCTTCCGCAGAAGCATCCGTCCAAGGAGCAAGCAGACCGGCCTTCAATCGACCAAAACGCACGTTCGCTGGGATTGCTACTTTTCGGTCCAGGTTTTGTCATACAGCGACTGGCCGCTTTGCGTGTGCATGATGACGCGCAATGATGCCTTGCCGCTGGAGGTCTTGCACATCGAGCCCAGCAGATTCGCGGTGGATTGATAGGTGCTGTCCATAGCATCCAGTGAGGAAGCGAAGGTATCGCCTAGCGAGGCGTAGCTGTCGTCGAGCACGTACTCGTACACCAAGGTGTCACCGTCGACACGGTAGTTGAAGGTGATGCCGGTGTCTGCAAACGTATCCGCTTCGGATTCAATGGAGTCCTTGAATTCCAAAGAGTCGACGAAATCCTGAATCGAATCGTACAGCCCATAATCGCCGTCGGTTAGATCGTCATGGGTTTCGCCCAACGTGTCGTCCAGCACATCGTCAAGATTATCTTGAGCTTTGCTCTTATCGCTGCTATCACCGTTGCCCGAAGAGGACTGACTATAGAAGGAATCGGTTTTCGCCTCATCTATAGCCTTGCTGGCATACGAGGCACCGCCGACGATCAGCGCGATGACCAGTATTACCTGTATCACCATGCCCGCCGCACTGATGATGATGCCGGCGATGGCCAAGCCCTTGCCCTTGCCGCCCTGTTTCTTAATCTGGTTGAGGCCCACGATGCTCAGGATCAGACCGAGGAGTGAGACAAGGAACGAGCAGATAAAACCGGCAATAGCCAGACCGTTGTACTTCTGGTTCGCTTCAGGCGGCACACTGCCGTAAGAACCAGACCATCCCGGCTGGCCGTTCGGTTGGCCGCCTTGCATATACGGGTTATAGGGCGTTTGCGGAGGCACGGCCCCGCCGCCCGGATATACCGGAGCACTGACGCTGCCGTAGACCGGAGGAACCGATCCGCCTGCCGGAGCCGCCCCCGGATAGGGCGCGGGCGCTGCCGGTGCGGGCGCGGGCGCAGCGGCAGGAGTCACTGGTGGCAAAGCCTGCGTAGGCGGTACCGGCTGATTGGCCGGTGCAAAAGGCTGGGTGGGCTGCTCGGCAGGTGTAAACGCCTGTGTAGGCTGCTCAACAGGAGT
This DNA window, taken from Bifidobacterium longum subsp. longum JCM 1217, encodes the following:
- a CDS encoding fumarylacetoacetate hydrolase family protein, giving the protein MRLARFSLNDSPRYAFVQKDETDGKDYLIELDGHPLAGDQVKPTGTRYPVDGDGIRLLSPVIPSKVYGLAKNYEAHAQFMHEAGHSEIAHAPEDMVIFTKPSTSVIGPDDPIVYPACSKDMNFEPEVAVVMGRIAKNVSVENAMDYVLGFTCVNDVTLRDLQGIDPTWTRAKGFDTSCPLGPWIVMRDDLDWKDAKISFTLNGEDVPMASGTTANLIHGIPEQIAAISSFSTLLPGDVIMTGTPNASGHLDPGDETIVHVEGIGDLRNVIVRA
- a CDS encoding DUF4854 domain-containing protein, which translates into the protein MTDPNVNPNGQVPWQQADANPTEPLNAMTAETGTAANNAPTQAIAAGEQSTQAFTPVEQPTQAFTPAEQPTQPFAPANQPVPPTQALPPVTPAAAPAPAPAAPAPYPGAAPAGGSVPPVYGSVSAPVYPGGGAVPPQTPYNPYMQGGQPNGQPGWSGSYGSVPPEANQKYNGLAIAGFICSFLVSLLGLILSIVGLNQIKKQGGKGKGLAIAGIIISAAGMVIQVILVIALIVGGASYASKAIDEAKTDSFYSQSSSGNGDSSDKSKAQDNLDDVLDDTLGETHDDLTDGDYGLYDSIQDFVDSLEFKDSIESEADTFADTGITFNYRVDGDTLVYEYVLDDSYASLGDTFASSLDAMDSTYQSTANLLGSMCKTSSGKASLRVIMHTQSGQSLYDKTWTEK